A section of the Humulus lupulus chromosome 2, drHumLupu1.1, whole genome shotgun sequence genome encodes:
- the LOC133814291 gene encoding flocculation protein FLO11-like, which produces MVRTRGAHSKKTPTNLSNPLSKTPVSTAVPSASALPKSVSTPSSSAGTKPNMKPRKQTTPVLTATPLVFPDVDAAVPVSSPPPKGVVTVKESVIPSSQNAPTKKTRASEKGSVEPSPRKKSSLPPKTNAKGFLKRKTPSDSTVSPLSSVKKRLKENPPSPSTSEADEEEETVAEESTEDIPEKVASDKELSQEPEESATDSEPREEEDVASSDPDVDTVSSPVAAVPSSVVTKPSSKGKGKKPISRSGTPLTK; this is translated from the coding sequence ATGGTGAGGACCAGAGGAGCACACTCAAAGAAAACTCCAACCAATCTCTCAAATCCTCTGTCTAAAACACCTGTCAGCACAGCCGTGCCGTCTGCCTCTGCTCTTCCCAAGTCCGTCTCGACGCCTAGTTCATCTGCGGGGACAAAACCCAATATGAAGCCGCGTAAGCAGACAACTCCGGTTCTCACGGCGACCCCTCTGGTGTTCCCCGATGTTGATGCTGCTGTCCCTGTGTCGTCACCACCTCCTAAAGGGGTGGTGACCGTAAAGGAATCTGTTATTCCTTCTTCTCAGAATGCTCCAACCAAAAAGACTAGGGCATCCGAAAAAGGGTCTGTCGAACCCTCTCCACGAAAGAAGTCGTCTCTCCCACCGAAGACGAATGCCAAAGGTTTTTTGAAGAGGAAAACGCCCTCCGATTCGACTGTCTCTCCTTTATCCTCGGTCAAGAAACGTCTCAAGGAAAACCCACCATCACCGTCCACTTCTGAGGCAGATGAAGAAGAGGAAACAGTGGCTGAAGAATCCACAGAAGATATCCCAGAGAAAGTGGCCTCTGACAAAGAGCTGTCTCAGGAACCTGAAGAATCAGCCACCGACTCTGAGCCAAGGGAAGAGGAAGATGTTGCATCGTCTGATCCAGATGTGGACACAGTCTCAAGCCCTGTCGCCGCTGTTCCCAGTTCTGTGGTAACAAAACCCTCATCCAAGGGAAAAGGCAAGAAACCCATCTCTCGGTCTGGTACTCCTCTTACTAAGTGA